A segment of the Colletotrichum destructivum chromosome 3, complete sequence genome:
GGAGCTCGTTGCGCCTGTCCGTCTCGCTCAGGGGCTGCAGCTTCTGCCTCAAGAGCTCGCGTtgtctctcctcctcgcggaTCTGCGCTTCGTACCGGTCCTTGTAGGCCTGCGCGCCGCGGATCGTCGCGTCGTCCTGCTTCCGCAGCAGCTCCTGCTCTTGGATCAGCTGGTCGCGGACCGCCTTGTCGGCCTGCGCCTCGTTGATGATCTGGTCCGCCAAGTCCCGCCGCGCCTGCTGGTCGCggatctcctcgtcgatggcgttgTTGTCGTAAGTCCCGAGATTCTTCATCTGCTGCAGCTCCGCGATCCGGTCCCCGGCCTGCTgcttgtcggcctcggcctggctgatgacgtcgagcagccgctgccgctcTGTCTGCAGGTCCTGGATCCGGTCGCCACTCGTATCCTTGGCGTAGTAGCCGCTCTGGATGCGACTGACCGCCTCGTCCCTCGCCTGCTGGAGCTGACGTATCGTCTCCTGCATCTCCTGGATCCTTGCGTGGATGTCGAAGTTGTCCCTGGACTGCACCTTGGTCGTCTTGAAATCGAGGAACCCGCCGATTTGGTCGGGATTTACCTTAGGAACAACAAAAGTGGTGTAGGTCACCGGGCCATTGACGTTTGCGCCCTGGCCGGCCCGCTGCGGCGGCCTTGCTTCTGCCACTCTATTCTTGTCATTGGAGCGGGTCTTGGTTGAAGAAGGAGTCACGTTTTTCGTCGTGGACCTTGACTTCCTGCTCTGGATTTCGTTCCTTGCTTCAACGTTGGCCAAatcctcgtccaggtccAAGCTGCgagcctcgagggcgtcggcctcctcatcggcctcgacgtcgcgggACTGGTATGTGGAGTAGACCTCGCTGACTTCCTTCAGGTCCCGCGTATCGAGGACAGGGGCGTCTTCGGGGGTTTCGATATCGCGGGAATAGAGTCCGTTGCTGAAGTCCTGGCCCACCTCTTGTTCCTCGCGGGTCTCCAAGTCAGCAAAGTCCTGGCTGACCTCGATCTTGCGGGCCTGGATGCCGACAAAGTCCTCCGCCTCATCCTCTTTCTGGGTCTCCAGGGAGGTTCGGTGGTTCTCGTCAAAGAGGCCGGCGGCAGTCTTGTTGTTTTCGAAGCGAGCGGCGAGAGGGGCGGCCAAGCTGCTCGAGACGAGCGTGGAGATGAAGAGAACTTTCAAGGATGGCATGGTGACTGACTGGTGACTGAGATCAACTTCTTGTAGGGGAAATAGAAGTCTTTGTGTCTTGTGGTACTAATCCCACAACCCGTCGTGCCAGAACGAGACTGACAGGTTAACTGACAGGATCCGGAAATTCTCCCCGCCTTTAATACTCGAACTTTGACGGCAGAGGTCaacctcatcgccgacaaAACCATCCCTTAACCGATAAGGCCATTATCTGCCGCGCCGGCAAGCAAAGGAACCCCAAAgatcgttgtcgtcggcgtcggcgtcgtcgataAGGTTAAGTTGGCGGTCTGAGACAGGGCTCAcctctccatcctcatcTCGGCACATCGTCCTTCTGCCCCCTTCGATCCGCACTAATACTGGCTGATGGCCGAATGCGAGGCTGCAGAGACCGGGCCAGAAAAAA
Coding sequences within it:
- a CDS encoding Putative leucine-rich repeat domain superfamily, encoding MPSLKVLFISTLVSSSLAAPLAARFENNKTAAGLFDENHRTSLETQKEDEAEDFVGIQARKIEVSQDFADLETREEQEVGQDFSNGLYSRDIETPEDAPVLDTRDLKEVSEVYSTYQSRDVEADEEADALEARSLDLDEDLANVEARNEIQSRKSRSTTKNVTPSSTKTRSNDKNRVAEARPPQRAGQGANVNGPVTYTTFVVPKVNPDQIGGFLDFKTTKVQSRDNFDIHARIQEMQETIRQLQQARDEAVSRIQSGYYAKDTSGDRIQDLQTERQRLLDVISQAEADKQQAGDRIAELQQMKNLGTYDNNAIDEEIRDQQARRDLADQIINEAQADKAVRDQLIQEQELLRKQDDATIRGAQAYKDRYEAQIREEERQRELLRQKLQPLSETDRRNELRRLWLQDLNEADRKRLLNLNEVDRQLEIDRLRYLACPETEKERLLRLDVNQRLVELDRLQLQGLSKSEKQYQRELERENLRLLGLNDKDRLNEIRKQQDRLLRDSKLRDQLRAQELKTIKEDSARKLREQQLRDEKLKTSTEEAARKLREQQLRDQKLKTSTEEAARKLREQQLRDQKLKTSTEEAARKLREQQLRDQKTKTSNEEAARKLREQQLRDEKLKTSSEEAARKLREQQLRDQKTKTSNEEAARKLREQQLRDQKTKTSSEEAARKLREQQLRDQKTKTSNEEAARKLREQQLRDQKTKTSNEEAARKLREQQLRDEKLRTAKEETARKANNAKEEAARKLKETKVTRPNIVSNPVPKQPSRQPSKKPSKKPGK